A window of the Brockia lithotrophica genome harbors these coding sequences:
- a CDS encoding Alkaline shock protein, with product MAHLEGTYPHEETPLGKIVIAPEVVATIAGIAAREVEGVTDLSGGFVGDITERFGRRRNLTKGVQVEVGQEEAAVDLSLVVEYGYALPQVAGQVQEAVRRAIETMTGLRVVEVNVHIVDLRFPSPALPQEDEESEPPRVR from the coding sequence ATGGCGCACCTGGAAGGAACGTACCCCCACGAAGAAACGCCGTTGGGAAAGATCGTCATCGCACCCGAGGTCGTCGCCACCATTGCCGGGATAGCCGCACGCGAGGTGGAAGGCGTTACCGACCTATCCGGCGGATTCGTGGGAGATATTACGGAACGCTTCGGCAGACGACGGAACCTCACCAAAGGCGTCCAAGTCGAGGTCGGGCAAGAAGAGGCAGCCGTAGACCTTTCCCTCGTCGTCGAGTACGGATATGCCCTTCCCCAAGTGGCCGGTCAGGTGCAAGAAGCCGTGCGCCGGGCGATCGAAACGATGACCGGTCTTCGCGTAGTCGAGGTGAACGTACACATCGTAGACCTTCGCTTTCCCTCGCCCGCACTTCCGCAGGAAGACGAGGAGAGCGAACCGCCCCGCGTTCGGTAG
- a CDS encoding Biotin carboxylase of acetyl-CoA carboxylase — translation MFSTLLVANRGEVAVRIVRAAKELGIRTIAVYSEADRGALHTRLADKAYCIGPAPAQESYLNVTNLLSLATLLGVDAIHPGYGFLAENARFAELVEEVGITFVGPPAEVIARMGDKSAARRTMRSLGIPVLPGTEVLHDVEEALREAEAIGYPVLVKATAGGGGRGMRVARTPEELRAAFRTAQLEAERAYGNGGLYLERYVERSRHIEVQILADRYGNVVHLGERECSLQRRHQKLLEEAPSLPLTPAMREELGERVVRAVRGIGYVGAGTLEFLYDVRTGELFFIEMNTRLQVEHPVTELVTGIDIVRETIRLAAGEPLGIRQEDVVLRGWSIECRINAEDPERGFLPTPGRLERVHLPGGFGVRVDTYAEPGAVVPPHYDSLVAKLVVWGETRDEAIRRMRRALDELVLEGENLRTTIPLCRQIVEDPRFVRGEVHTGFLEELLAPRRAGVAGS, via the coding sequence GTGTTTTCCACTCTCCTCGTGGCGAACCGCGGTGAGGTCGCCGTGCGCATCGTGCGCGCCGCCAAGGAGTTGGGAATCCGAACCATCGCCGTGTACTCGGAGGCCGATCGCGGGGCGCTTCACACACGCCTTGCAGACAAGGCGTACTGCATCGGGCCCGCTCCCGCTCAGGAAAGCTATTTGAACGTCACGAACCTCCTCTCCCTTGCGACGCTCCTCGGCGTCGACGCCATTCACCCCGGTTACGGGTTTCTCGCGGAAAACGCGCGCTTTGCCGAACTCGTGGAGGAGGTAGGGATTACCTTTGTCGGTCCGCCGGCAGAAGTGATCGCCCGCATGGGCGACAAGTCTGCGGCACGGCGGACGATGCGTTCCTTGGGGATTCCCGTCCTTCCGGGGACGGAAGTCCTCCACGACGTCGAAGAGGCTCTCCGCGAAGCGGAGGCAATCGGGTATCCCGTCCTCGTAAAGGCGACGGCGGGGGGCGGGGGACGGGGAATGCGCGTCGCACGCACGCCCGAAGAGCTCCGCGCTGCCTTTCGCACGGCTCAGCTCGAAGCGGAGCGCGCCTACGGGAACGGTGGACTGTACCTAGAGAGGTACGTAGAGCGTTCCCGCCACATCGAGGTCCAGATCCTTGCGGACCGATATGGCAACGTCGTCCACTTGGGGGAGCGGGAGTGTTCGCTCCAGCGGCGGCACCAAAAGCTCCTCGAGGAGGCGCCGTCCCTTCCCCTCACGCCTGCCATGCGGGAAGAGCTGGGTGAGCGCGTCGTACGCGCCGTGCGCGGAATCGGGTACGTGGGCGCCGGTACGCTGGAGTTTCTCTACGACGTCCGCACGGGGGAGCTCTTCTTCATCGAGATGAACACGCGCCTGCAGGTAGAGCATCCGGTGACCGAGTTGGTTACGGGGATCGACATCGTCCGCGAGACGATCCGCCTCGCCGCCGGCGAACCCCTGGGGATCCGTCAAGAAGACGTCGTGCTCCGAGGTTGGTCCATCGAATGCCGGATCAACGCCGAAGATCCCGAGCGCGGATTTCTTCCCACGCCAGGACGTCTCGAACGCGTCCACCTCCCGGGGGGCTTCGGCGTACGCGTGGACACGTACGCAGAACCCGGGGCCGTAGTGCCCCCCCACTACGACTCCCTCGTGGCAAAACTCGTCGTGTGGGGCGAAACGCGGGACGAGGCAATCCGCCGCATGCGCCGCGCCCTCGACGAGCTCGTCCTCGAGGGGGAAAACCTGCGTACGACGATCCCCCTCTGTCGGCAGATCGTCGAGGACCCGCGGTTTGTCCGGGGAGAGGTGCACACTGGCTTTTTGGAGGAGCTCCTTGCGCCGCGTCGAGCGGGCGTCGCGGGCTCCTGA
- a CDS encoding Biotin carboxyl carrier protein of acetyl-CoA carboxylase — MEISEIKELLLLFDASTLAYLRWERGDERLILRKAPRGSEAADFSGGSGLAGVVSYPEAKPQAIWEDEGVASEHARPSEFPEVSRSAEEASESLESVRAPLVGTFYARPEPTAPPFVRVGDRVTPDTVVCLIEAMKIFNEIKAGVHGIVHAVLAEDGQLVEYGQPLFLIRKEG; from the coding sequence GTGGAAATCTCGGAAATCAAGGAACTCCTTCTCCTCTTCGACGCCTCTACCCTCGCGTATCTCCGATGGGAACGCGGGGACGAACGGCTCATCCTGCGGAAAGCCCCGCGCGGATCCGAAGCGGCGGATTTTTCCGGCGGGAGCGGGCTGGCGGGCGTCGTTTCGTACCCGGAAGCAAAACCCCAAGCGATTTGGGAGGACGAGGGCGTCGCGTCCGAGCACGCACGCCCTTCGGAGTTTCCGGAGGTTTCGAGGTCCGCGGAAGAAGCGTCCGAAAGCTTGGAGAGCGTGAGGGCGCCGCTGGTGGGAACGTTTTACGCGCGTCCGGAGCCTACGGCGCCTCCTTTCGTGCGCGTGGGCGATCGCGTGACCCCGGATACGGTCGTGTGCCTCATCGAGGCGATGAAGATCTTCAACGAGATCAAGGCCGGCGTTCACGGCATTGTGCACGCGGTCCTCGCGGAAGACGGCCAACTCGTCGAGTACGGGCAACCTCTCTTTCTCATTCGGAAGGAGGGGTAG
- a CDS encoding Stage III sporulation protein AH: MKDQDRHPQTFWFMLMLTLLAVMSVYYLFFSQTPEGEVAQKGGVASSDREDSDTPGKEGSSGEKGDVALRTGQGEDAFALLRLEREQSRSRVLEQYYSILSEKTGDKDAVATASARISRLEDLESKEIVLEGAIKAAGYPDAVVILDEERAHVFVKASALSAEEAVKIIGIVAKEANLKGTDVTVTARP, translated from the coding sequence GTGAAGGACCAGGACCGCCACCCGCAGACGTTTTGGTTTATGCTCATGCTCACCCTGCTCGCTGTGATGTCCGTCTACTACCTTTTCTTTTCCCAGACCCCTGAAGGAGAGGTCGCCCAAAAAGGTGGGGTTGCCTCCTCGGACCGGGAAGACTCGGATACTCCCGGAAAGGAAGGGTCGTCGGGGGAAAAGGGTGACGTGGCCCTGAGAACGGGACAGGGCGAAGATGCCTTTGCCCTCCTCCGCCTCGAGCGCGAACAGAGCCGTTCTCGAGTCCTCGAGCAGTACTACTCGATTTTAAGCGAGAAGACCGGAGACAAAGACGCGGTGGCGACGGCGAGCGCACGCATTAGCCGTCTGGAAGATCTGGAAAGCAAGGAAATTGTCCTGGAAGGGGCGATCAAGGCGGCCGGATACCCCGATGCGGTGGTGATCCTCGACGAAGAGCGAGCCCACGTGTTCGTCAAGGCCAGCGCGCTGAGCGCAGAGGAGGCGGTCAAGATCATCGGCATCGTCGCCAAGGAGGCGAACCTGAAGGGGACCGACGTCACGGTGACGGCGCGGCCGTAA
- a CDS encoding Stage III sporulation protein AG, whose protein sequence is MSRFRLPEWNALPSELKNRLLLFALVVLVFLGIHFATPAPGPSPPIRQSEDVQSSASSSDAVGEIPASFHRYEADYEKRITALLEEVLGPGNVHVFVTVDSSEETVWETHVRSQRTAVEERDAQGGTRTTGEENREEEPVFLRSGDRETPITRKVLQPRIRGVVVVARGSEDGRVKLWIVEAVGRAFDVPAHRIAVVPMRSSSP, encoded by the coding sequence ATGTCGCGCTTCCGTCTTCCCGAGTGGAACGCCCTTCCCTCGGAGCTCAAGAACCGGTTACTCCTCTTTGCCCTCGTCGTCCTCGTCTTTCTGGGGATACACTTTGCCACCCCGGCTCCCGGCCCGAGTCCGCCGATTCGGCAGTCGGAAGACGTCCAGAGTTCCGCCTCGTCCTCCGACGCCGTCGGCGAGATCCCTGCCTCCTTTCACCGGTATGAAGCCGACTACGAGAAGCGGATCACGGCGCTGCTCGAAGAAGTCCTGGGCCCCGGCAACGTGCACGTATTCGTGACCGTCGATTCCTCGGAGGAGACGGTTTGGGAGACGCACGTGCGGTCACAGCGTACGGCGGTAGAAGAACGGGACGCGCAAGGCGGGACAAGGACCACGGGGGAGGAAAACCGCGAGGAGGAGCCCGTTTTCCTGCGCTCCGGAGACCGGGAAACGCCGATCACGCGCAAGGTTCTCCAACCCCGCATCCGCGGCGTCGTTGTCGTCGCCCGGGGTTCAGAGGACGGCCGCGTGAAGCTCTGGATCGTGGAAGCCGTAGGTCGTGCGTTCGACGTTCCCGCTCACCGCATCGCGGTCGTCCCGATGCGCAGTTCGAGCCCGTGA
- a CDS encoding Stage III sporulation protein AE yields the protein MRLPVPPPLRLWLAGAFFVVAASFHAIFGEPDPAHAEVLSSAGGRTGSSLGLPPAHAELPASASPSHVPPSRAGEISPAGREETLLREIDLSEMERWWEELRRDYGPFLPREYDSPLSSLLREPGVLLNPGALLRAFVSYTFHEIGEVSGRLGMVLFLALFLTLLEHLETAFSFSAGGRAATTVGFFLLALFAFQGFSLAYRVALDGASRMVELMAATLPLFFTLYAVGGQASTAAFLHPALFSFLELASLLIYRAVFPLLFASAVLEIVSSLAPSFSLHRLGRLFRQGGLVVLGVILTLFLGLTAVYGGILAAGDGLFLRTSKFAASTFLPFFGKMFSDAVETVFGTSLLLRNALGTVGVAALAWATFFPAVKVFVLAFLYQFAAALVEPLGTREVPVLLGRISEALYALFTALVLVAILFFLFVAVLVFLAYPFATLGL from the coding sequence GTGCGGCTTCCGGTTCCTCCACCCCTGCGCCTCTGGCTCGCGGGCGCGTTCTTCGTCGTCGCCGCTTCCTTCCACGCAATCTTCGGGGAGCCGGATCCGGCGCACGCGGAAGTTCTCTCTTCCGCCGGGGGAAGGACCGGTTCTTCTTTAGGGCTACCGCCGGCGCACGCGGAGCTTCCGGCTTCCGCTTCGCCCTCCCATGTCCCTCCGTCACGGGCGGGAGAGATTTCTCCGGCGGGACGCGAAGAAACGCTTCTCCGGGAAATCGACCTGAGCGAGATGGAGCGCTGGTGGGAGGAGCTTCGCCGCGACTACGGTCCGTTCCTTCCCCGGGAATACGACAGCCCCCTTTCGTCTCTCCTTCGGGAGCCGGGGGTCCTCCTCAACCCGGGTGCTCTCCTCCGCGCCTTCGTCTCGTATACCTTTCACGAGATCGGTGAGGTCTCGGGGCGCCTAGGAATGGTTCTCTTCCTCGCCCTTTTCCTCACGCTCCTCGAGCACCTCGAGACGGCATTTTCCTTTTCCGCGGGAGGAAGGGCAGCGACTACCGTCGGGTTTTTTCTCCTCGCCCTTTTCGCCTTTCAGGGTTTTTCGCTCGCCTATCGGGTGGCCTTGGACGGTGCTTCTCGCATGGTCGAACTCATGGCGGCCACGCTGCCGCTTTTCTTTACCCTTTACGCGGTGGGAGGCCAAGCGTCTACGGCGGCCTTCTTGCACCCCGCGCTCTTCTCCTTCCTCGAACTCGCTTCGTTGTTGATTTACCGCGCCGTGTTTCCCCTCCTCTTTGCTTCGGCGGTACTCGAGATCGTGAGTTCGCTTGCCCCTTCCTTTTCCCTGCACCGCCTGGGCCGTCTCTTTCGCCAAGGAGGACTCGTCGTCCTCGGGGTGATCCTCACGCTCTTCCTAGGCCTGACGGCCGTGTACGGTGGGATACTCGCCGCGGGCGACGGCCTCTTCCTTCGGACGTCCAAGTTTGCCGCAAGCACCTTCCTCCCCTTCTTCGGAAAAATGTTTTCCGACGCCGTGGAGACGGTTTTTGGTACCTCTCTCCTTTTGCGCAACGCCCTCGGGACGGTCGGTGTCGCTGCCCTGGCCTGGGCGACGTTTTTCCCCGCAGTAAAGGTTTTCGTCCTCGCCTTCCTCTACCAATTTGCTGCCGCCCTCGTCGAACCGCTTGGGACAAGGGAAGTCCCCGTGCTCCTCGGGAGAATTTCCGAAGCCTTGTACGCCCTCTTCACCGCCCTCGTCCTCGTGGCCATCCTCTTTTTCTTGTTCGTGGCCGTACTCGTCTTTCTCGCATACCCCTTTGCCACGCTCGGTCTGTAA
- a CDS encoding Stage III sporulation protein AD, whose protein sequence is MSVEIVHIVALALVATALNLLLRERFPAYALFVSLLVGIAIFFSLLDALRHIFDALFGLAEKTHVRLPYLEVLLKILGIAYLTEFAAQLSRDAHEEAVAKKVELAGRVLILLLSLPLLENLVGAISGLLTP, encoded by the coding sequence ATGTCCGTGGAGATCGTGCACATCGTAGCCCTCGCCCTCGTGGCGACGGCGCTCAACCTCCTCCTGCGCGAACGGTTTCCGGCCTATGCCCTCTTCGTCAGCCTGCTCGTGGGCATTGCGATTTTCTTCTCCCTCCTCGACGCCCTTCGCCACATCTTCGACGCCCTCTTCGGCCTCGCGGAGAAGACGCACGTACGCCTTCCCTACCTCGAGGTGCTCCTCAAGATCCTCGGCATCGCCTACCTCACGGAATTTGCCGCTCAGCTGAGCCGCGACGCGCACGAGGAGGCCGTGGCCAAAAAGGTCGAGCTGGCGGGCCGTGTGCTTATCCTCCTTCTCTCCTTGCCGCTTCTCGAGAACCTCGTCGGGGCCATTTCCGGACTTCTTACGCCGTAG
- a CDS encoding Stage III sporulation protein AB, translating into MKPLLFFALSLCGAGIGWSTGERYRRRTRLLGAFRQAFLVLELEVLVRRVPLPEVARELSAEGPEELRGFFADLARKLADGARSFGEAWEGALEPLTPHLREADQRLLRAAGSTLGRGDVEHAARVFHRTDEELARRIEEALEEERRYVGLYRNLGFLGGLALGILVL; encoded by the coding sequence ATGAAACCCCTCCTCTTTTTTGCCCTCTCTCTCTGCGGCGCGGGCATCGGGTGGAGCACCGGGGAGCGCTACCGGAGGCGGACACGCCTCCTGGGTGCTTTTCGCCAAGCTTTTCTCGTCTTGGAGCTCGAGGTGCTCGTCCGCAGGGTGCCCCTTCCCGAAGTTGCGCGCGAGCTCAGCGCCGAGGGACCCGAGGAACTTCGAGGCTTTTTTGCCGATCTCGCCCGGAAGCTTGCGGACGGCGCGCGCTCGTTTGGCGAAGCGTGGGAGGGTGCGCTCGAACCGCTTACCCCGCATCTTCGGGAAGCGGACCAACGCCTCTTGCGCGCGGCGGGCTCGACCCTGGGACGGGGAGACGTGGAACACGCGGCGCGCGTCTTTCACCGGACGGACGAGGAACTCGCACGCCGCATCGAGGAAGCCCTCGAAGAGGAGCGGCGTTACGTGGGTTTGTACCGCAACCTCGGATTTTTGGGAGGACTCGCCTTGGGGATTCTCGTCCTCTAG
- a CDS encoding Stage III sporulation protein AA: MKQTPLSPLFPAGAEEASEVQTDVAVPSFREALFALFPEDVRPALRSLARDSGERLEEIRVRKGRPLEIVAPPEEGFLREDGRLTSLPEKALVLDTEGFERLVAQVTAYSTYARESGWREGFLFLPGGHRVGLSGRGTPVQGGGVRLVEVSSLNIRLARSVDGVAAPLYPYVFPTARREALPSLLLLGPPRSGKTTFLRDLVRRASDGIPGVWRGTRVALVDERGELASLAEGVPRLPVGARTDVYEGIPKPTALVMALRSMAPEVVAVDELAGREELAVLWDMRRAGVAVWATAHAPSREDFLRRLVAADFPLPFDLYVVFRRGPSLPEIVSIEDASGKTLYRTTAESRSSRLPARSAERHRALPTPGRIVGFGQREG; the protein is encoded by the coding sequence ATGAAGCAAACCCCGTTGTCCCCCTTGTTTCCCGCCGGGGCAGAGGAGGCGAGCGAGGTGCAGACTGACGTTGCCGTCCCCTCCTTCCGGGAGGCGCTCTTTGCTCTTTTTCCTGAAGACGTTCGTCCGGCTCTTCGCAGCTTGGCGCGAGATTCCGGGGAGCGGTTGGAGGAAATTCGCGTTCGCAAAGGCCGTCCGTTGGAAATCGTCGCTCCTCCGGAAGAAGGCTTCCTGCGAGAGGACGGTCGCCTCACGTCGCTTCCCGAAAAAGCGCTCGTCCTGGACACCGAGGGCTTCGAACGCCTCGTAGCTCAGGTCACGGCGTATTCGACGTACGCGCGGGAAAGCGGGTGGCGGGAGGGATTTCTCTTTCTTCCGGGCGGACATCGCGTCGGTCTCTCCGGACGCGGAACCCCCGTCCAGGGCGGGGGGGTTCGTCTCGTCGAGGTGAGTTCGCTGAACATTCGCCTGGCCCGGTCTGTGGACGGGGTTGCCGCCCCCTTGTATCCCTACGTATTTCCGACGGCACGACGTGAGGCTCTGCCTTCACTGCTCCTTCTTGGCCCCCCGCGGTCGGGGAAGACGACGTTCCTTCGCGACCTCGTGCGGCGGGCGTCGGATGGAATTCCCGGGGTGTGGCGGGGTACCCGCGTCGCCCTCGTGGACGAACGCGGCGAGCTCGCCTCCCTAGCCGAGGGGGTTCCCCGCCTACCCGTTGGGGCGCGAACGGACGTGTACGAGGGGATTCCCAAGCCGACGGCGCTCGTCATGGCCCTTCGCAGCATGGCCCCTGAGGTCGTCGCCGTAGACGAACTCGCCGGCCGCGAAGAACTGGCGGTCCTTTGGGACATGCGTCGGGCCGGTGTAGCCGTGTGGGCGACGGCCCACGCCCCTTCGCGTGAGGATTTTCTTCGGCGGTTGGTCGCGGCCGACTTTCCCCTTCCCTTCGACCTCTACGTCGTATTCCGTCGCGGTCCCTCCCTTCCGGAAATTGTGTCGATCGAGGATGCCTCGGGGAAAACGCTCTACCGTACCACAGCCGAGTCCCGAAGTTCCCGGCTTCCCGCGCGTTCCGCCGAACGGCACCGTGCGCTTCCGACACCCGGAAGGATCGTGGGTTTCGGACAGCGGGAGGGCTGA